CCATCAAGAAATGCTGCAGCGATTTCTCGCCGACTCATAGCTCAGCCTGCAGGTAGGGACAACTGGGATCAACGTCGCACGGCCTGGACAAAGCGATCGCACCTGGCCAAATCGGCCACGGGCTGGATCTCTCGATATTGTTGGGTCGCCTTTAACAGTTCCCTAATCGCTGCCGATTGTCCCTGCATATGCTCCACCAGCCACAGGCCACCCGCGACCAAATAGTCCGGCGCCGTGATGACCAAGTGCCGGATTGCTGCCAAGCCATCATCACCCCCGTCTAAAGCCAGATGCGGTTCATGGTGGGCGACTTCGGGTTCCAGCGTTGAGACCACCGCCGTGGGAATATACGGTGGGTTGGAGACGATGCCAGCTAATTGGCCGTGCCACTTTGACAAAGGCTCAAACCATTCTCCTTGTAAAAACTGGATGCGATCGCTCAGGCCATGGTCCACTGCATTTTGTTGGGCGATCGCTAACGCCGCACCACTCACATCCACCGCGAGAATCTTGGCTTTTGGCAACGCCTGCGCGAGGCCCAGGGCGATCGCGCCGCTGCCAGTGCCCAAATCTACCCAAGTACCCTGGCTGAGAGCTGTCGCTTGGGGGTTTTGTGCCAGCCAGTCCATGACTACATCAATGACCAATTCCGTTTCGGGCCGGGGAATCAAGACGGCTGGCGACACCCGTAAGGACAAATCGCGCCAAGCCACCTCCCCCACCAAATGTTGAATGGGTACGCGATCACTCAGACGTTTTTGCCAGCGAGCCTCAAGTTCCGCCAGGAGAACCCGCGAGGGCACTTGGGTAACTTGCGCTAAAGTCCCGAGCCGCAGCGCCAGACTATCGACTTGGCACAACCCGCGCAGCAACCAATCCACTTCGGTCAGGTCAATTTGGTGGATTTGAGCTTGCGCCCGCGCCT
Above is a genomic segment from Leptolyngbya iicbica LK containing:
- the prmC gene encoding peptide chain release factor N(5)-glutamine methyltransferase, with translation MAAFPYRLSGQDLWAWRSQARAQAQIHQIDLTEVDWLLRGLCQVDSLALRLGTLAQVTQVPSRVLLAELEARWQKRLSDRVPIQHLVGEVAWRDLSLRVSPAVLIPRPETELVIDVVMDWLAQNPQATALSQGTWVDLGTGSGAIALGLAQALPKAKILAVDVSGAALAIAQQNAVDHGLSDRIQFLQGEWFEPLSKWHGQLAGIVSNPPYIPTAVVSTLEPEVAHHEPHLALDGGDDGLAAIRHLVITAPDYLVAGGLWLVEHMQGQSAAIRELLKATQQYREIQPVADLARCDRFVQAVRR